Genomic segment of Veillonella parvula DSM 2008:
CCTTTGAATGGACCTATTAATGTGTCTAGTCGTGATCCCCAAAAAGCAACGATTATGCCTAAGACACTTAGAACTCTAACCGTAGAAAATGCAGAACAAGTACATCCGGTGGCTGGCACAAAATATCAAACGTATGCTGCAAGCTCTCGCTTGTTATATGCAGATGGAAATGTACAAACTCCACTCTATGCAAATGCTGCATTTGTGTTGAAGCCAGGAAAACCGGTGTTGTATGTAGGTATAACAACTGATGTACAACGTGATTATTTCAAACCAATATTTGATAATGCATTTAAATCAATTAAATAATAGGTTATATACGTATTTTTATGTAATATGTGATATATTGAGGTAAGTCATATATATCGAGGAAATAAAATGAGTTTTGCGCCTTAAACATAGTCATATTAATTTATATTTATTTATAAAAGGAGAATTATCATGAAAACAATTTTCACAGAAAAAGCACCAGCAGCAGTAGGTCCTTACTCTCAAGCTAAAGTAGTAGGCGGTTTGTTATTCGCTTCTGGTCAAATTCCACTCAATCCTGCAACTGGTTCTATTGTTGATGGTGGCATCGTAGAGCAAACTGAACAAGTATGTAAAAACATTGATGCTGTATTGGCTGAAGCAGGTTCAGACTTCTCCGAAGTTATTAAAACAACTTGCTTCTTGGCTGATATCGCTGACTTCAAAGCATTCAACGAAGTGTATGCTAAATATTTCACTTCTAAACCAGCTCGTTCTTGCGTAGCCGTAAAAGACCTTCCATTAGGTGCTTTGGTGGAAGTGGAAATTATTGCGGAAGTATAAGATGAATTATATTTCTTTGTTACAGTCAGAGATGCGTCCTGCCTTCGGTTGTACTGAGCCAATTGCATTGGCTTATGCGGCTGCGAAGGCAGTCTCTGTTTTAGATGAATTTCCTAACCGCATTCACGCAAGATGCAGCGCGAATATTATTAAAAATGTAAAATCTGTAGTCATTCCAAATTCTGGGGGGCGAAAAGGACTAACGGCGGCCGCTACACTGGGTGCTATTGTAGGTCATCCAGAGCGTGAACTTGAGGTGTTGGAATCTGCTACAGACGAAGATCGCAAATGGCTTGGTACATTGCTTGATGCTAACTTCTGTACCGTTTCACTTGCTGAAGGCGTAGATAATCTATATATAGAAATCACTGCAGAAACAGATGAACATACAGCGGTTGTTCGCATTGAAAATGACCATACGAATGTAACCTATGTATCAGTAGATGGCGAGATTGTCTCTGAAACAGTCAATGAAATCAAGAAAGCGGCTAAAACAGAATATGCCATGACCTTCGATAGCATTTACGAATTTGCTTTAACAGGTGATATTTCTGGTATCCTACCTCAAATTAAACAGCAAGTTGAGTATAATACTGCAATTTCTAAGGAAGGTCTATCCAATGATTATGGATCTAATATTGGACAATTGTTATTGTTAGATGAAGAAAATCCATCTCTCGAAACGAAATGTAAGGCTCGTGCCGCAGCTGGCTCTGATGCGCGTATGAGTGGTTGTCCATTGCCTGTCGTTATCTGCTCTGGCTCTGGTAATCAAGGTTTAACCGTGTCTGTACCAATCATTACGACTGCCGAGGAACTTGGTAAAAGTGAAGATGAATTGTATCGCGCTCTCGTCTTTGCTAACTTGCTAACTCTTTACGTTAAATCTGGTATTGGTAAATTGTCTGCATACTGTGGCGTTGTATCTGCCGGTGTGGTAAGCGTAGCAGGCATAGCCTTTTTGAAAGGTGATAGTAAAGATATCATTGAGAATACCCTTGTAAATGGTCTTGCAAGTCTATCTGGTATCGTATGTGATGGTGCGAAACCATCCTGTGCAGGTAAAATTGCAATTTCCCTTGATGGCGCCTTTATGGGATATAAACAAGCTCGCCTTGACAAAAACTACCAAAAAGGCGATGGCCTTGTAGCATACTCCGTTGATGAAACTATCCGCAGTATTGGTGCTGTGGCACAAGGTATGAAAGAAACGGACGTAGTTATATTGAATGAAATGCTAAAACACTAAACTGCAAGTGACGTGGTTAGCTGAATATAAAAAGAACCCTTCGTTGGTCTGTACCTTCAAAAATTGTGTCCAATTTTTGGGGTACAGTTCACGTGAAGGGTTCTTTTTTTGTTTATTGTAATTTTTTAGGATCTTTAAGTATCAATGAAGCCCCAAGACCCACTACTAGGAATGGTACGAGTGTCATCATAGCGGCAGGTAAAGAATAGGTATCCGCAAGGTTACCTACTACAGGTGCGATGATACCGCCGATAGTTTGGCTCACCCCGAGGGTAATACCGGACGCAAAGCCGATGCTTTTAGCAAGGTAGGTTTGGCCTAGTACGATAACGGGGCTGTAGC
This window contains:
- a CDS encoding L-cysteine desulfidase family protein → MNYISLLQSEMRPAFGCTEPIALAYAAAKAVSVLDEFPNRIHARCSANIIKNVKSVVIPNSGGRKGLTAAATLGAIVGHPERELEVLESATDEDRKWLGTLLDANFCTVSLAEGVDNLYIEITAETDEHTAVVRIENDHTNVTYVSVDGEIVSETVNEIKKAAKTEYAMTFDSIYEFALTGDISGILPQIKQQVEYNTAISKEGLSNDYGSNIGQLLLLDEENPSLETKCKARAAAGSDARMSGCPLPVVICSGSGNQGLTVSVPIITTAEELGKSEDELYRALVFANLLTLYVKSGIGKLSAYCGVVSAGVVSVAGIAFLKGDSKDIIENTLVNGLASLSGIVCDGAKPSCAGKIAISLDGAFMGYKQARLDKNYQKGDGLVAYSVDETIRSIGAVAQGMKETDVVILNEMLKH
- a CDS encoding RidA family protein — translated: MKTIFTEKAPAAVGPYSQAKVVGGLLFASGQIPLNPATGSIVDGGIVEQTEQVCKNIDAVLAEAGSDFSEVIKTTCFLADIADFKAFNEVYAKYFTSKPARSCVAVKDLPLGALVEVEIIAEV